A part of Syngnathus acus chromosome 20, fSynAcu1.2, whole genome shotgun sequence genomic DNA contains:
- the abi1a gene encoding abl interactor 1a isoform X1, whose amino-acid sequence MAELQMLLDEEIPAGKRALVESYQNLTRVADYCESNYVQAQDKRKALEETKAYTTQSLASVAYQINALANNVLQLLDIQASQLRRMESSINHISQTVDIHKEKVARREIGILTTNKNTARTHKIIAPANMERPVRYIRKPIDYAVLDDVGHGVKWMKAKQHGNNQSVRAGTLSRTNPPTQKPPSPPMSGRGTLGRNASYKTLEPVKPPTVPNDYMTSPARLGNQHAAQHSPGRTASLNQRQRTHSGSSGGSSSRENSGSSSGIGIPIAVPTPSIPNLGPAVAPGPGPGPAPMSQFGTISRQISRHNPANSSVSMVSATGTYRRAPSVTSQFSLQQQQQQMQQQQPHINGGTPAYSHNSMCVAPPPPPPMPQLTPQIPLTGFVARMQESISDTPTPPPPPPPDDLAMFDESPPPPPPPPVDYEEEDASVVHYNDPYADGDPHWAPKNYVEKVVAIYDYSKDKDDELSFMEGAIIYVMKKNDDGWYEGVSGGVTGLFPGNYVESIIHYAD is encoded by the exons ATGGCGGAACTACAAATGTTGCTCGACGAGGAGATCCCGGCCGGCAAGAGAGCGCTTGTCGAGAGTTACCAGAACCTAACCCGAGTCGCGGACTACTGTGAAAGCAATTATGTGCAG gCCCAGGACAAGAGGAAAGCTCTGGAGGAGACCAAAGCCTACACCACGCAGTCGCTGGCCAGCGTGGCCTACCAGATTAATGCCTTAGCCAACAACgtgctgcagctgctggacATCCAGGCCTCGCAGCTGCGGCGCATGGAGTCTTCCATCAACCACATCTCGCAG ACAGTGGACATCCACAAAGAGAAGGTGGCGCGACGAGAGATTGGCATCCTGACGACCAACAAGAACACGGCGAGGACCCACAAGATCATCGCGCCAGCCAACATGGAACGCCCCGTGCGCTACATCAGGAAGCCCATCGACTACGCCGTGCTGGACGACGTTGGACACGGAGTCaag TGGATGAAAGCCAAG CAGCACGGAAACAATCAGTCAGTCCGAGCGGGAACCTTATCGCGGACCAACCCGCCTACGCAGAAACCACCCAGCCCGCCCATGTCAGGGCGCGGGACGCTTGG GCGCAACGCATCCTACAAAACTTTGGAGCCAGTGAAGCCCCCGACGGTGCCCAACGATTACATGACCAGCCCGGCCCGCCTGGGCAACCAGCACGCCGCGCAGCACAGCCCTGGACGCACGGCCTCGCTCAACCAGAGGCAGCGCACACACAG cggcagcagcgggggcagcagcagccgggagaacagcggcagcagcagtggCATCGGCATTCCCATCGCAGTACCTACACCCTCCATTCCCAACTTGGGACCAG CGGTGGCCCCCGGGCCTGGCCCGGGCCCCGCCCCGATGTCGCAGTTCGGCACCATCTCGCGACAGATTTCGCGGCACAACCCCGCCAACTCGTCCGTCTCCATGGTGTCGGCCACCGGCACCTACCGTCGGGCCCCTTCCGTCACCTCACAGTTCTCcttgcagcaacagcagcagcaaatgcagcaacagcagcctcATATTAACGGGGGCACGCCCGCTTACAGCCACAACTCAA TGTGCGtggccccccctcctcctccccccatGCCCCAGCTGACGCCACAGATCCCCCTGACTGGCTTTGTGGCCAGGATGCAGGAGAGCA TCTCCGACACCCCGACTCCGCCCCCGCCGCCACCCCCGGACGACCTGGCCATGTTCGACGAGTCCCCACCGCCGCCACCCCCTCCCCCGGTGGACtacgaggaggaggatgccTCAGTGGTGCACTACAACGACCCCTATGCCGACGGAGACCCCCATTGGGCACCCAAAAACTACGTCGAAAAAG TGGTGGCCATCTACGACTACAGCAAGGATAAAGATGACGAGCTCTCTTTCATGGAGGGCGCCATCATCTATGTGATGAAGAAGAACGACGACGGCTGGTACGAGGGCGTCAGCGGCGGCGTCACCGGCCTCTTCCCCGGCAACTATGTGGAAAGCATCATACACTATGCCGACTGA
- the abi1a gene encoding abl interactor 1a isoform X12, which translates to MAELQMLLDEEIPAGKRALVESYQNLTRVADYCESNYVQAQDKRKALEETKAYTTQSLASVAYQINALANNVLQLLDIQASQLRRMESSINHISQTVDIHKEKVARREIGILTTNKNTARTHKIIAPANMERPVRYIRKPIDYAVLDDVGHGVKHGNNQSVRAGTLSRTNPPTQKPPSPPMSGRGTLGRNASYKTLEPVKPPTVPNDYMTSPARLGNQHAAQHSPGRTASLNQRQRTHSGSSGGSSSRENSGSSSGIGIPIAVPTPSIPNLGPVSDTPTPPPPPPPDDLAMFDESPPPPPPPPVDYEEEDASVVHYNDPYADGDPHWAPKNYVEKVVAIYDYSKDKDDELSFMEGAIIYVMKKNDDGWYEGVSGGVTGLFPGNYVESIIHYAD; encoded by the exons ATGGCGGAACTACAAATGTTGCTCGACGAGGAGATCCCGGCCGGCAAGAGAGCGCTTGTCGAGAGTTACCAGAACCTAACCCGAGTCGCGGACTACTGTGAAAGCAATTATGTGCAG gCCCAGGACAAGAGGAAAGCTCTGGAGGAGACCAAAGCCTACACCACGCAGTCGCTGGCCAGCGTGGCCTACCAGATTAATGCCTTAGCCAACAACgtgctgcagctgctggacATCCAGGCCTCGCAGCTGCGGCGCATGGAGTCTTCCATCAACCACATCTCGCAG ACAGTGGACATCCACAAAGAGAAGGTGGCGCGACGAGAGATTGGCATCCTGACGACCAACAAGAACACGGCGAGGACCCACAAGATCATCGCGCCAGCCAACATGGAACGCCCCGTGCGCTACATCAGGAAGCCCATCGACTACGCCGTGCTGGACGACGTTGGACACGGAGTCaag CACGGAAACAATCAGTCAGTCCGAGCGGGAACCTTATCGCGGACCAACCCGCCTACGCAGAAACCACCCAGCCCGCCCATGTCAGGGCGCGGGACGCTTGG GCGCAACGCATCCTACAAAACTTTGGAGCCAGTGAAGCCCCCGACGGTGCCCAACGATTACATGACCAGCCCGGCCCGCCTGGGCAACCAGCACGCCGCGCAGCACAGCCCTGGACGCACGGCCTCGCTCAACCAGAGGCAGCGCACACACAG cggcagcagcgggggcagcagcagccgggagaacagcggcagcagcagtggCATCGGCATTCCCATCGCAGTACCTACACCCTCCATTCCCAACTTGGGACCAG TCTCCGACACCCCGACTCCGCCCCCGCCGCCACCCCCGGACGACCTGGCCATGTTCGACGAGTCCCCACCGCCGCCACCCCCTCCCCCGGTGGACtacgaggaggaggatgccTCAGTGGTGCACTACAACGACCCCTATGCCGACGGAGACCCCCATTGGGCACCCAAAAACTACGTCGAAAAAG TGGTGGCCATCTACGACTACAGCAAGGATAAAGATGACGAGCTCTCTTTCATGGAGGGCGCCATCATCTATGTGATGAAGAAGAACGACGACGGCTGGTACGAGGGCGTCAGCGGCGGCGTCACCGGCCTCTTCCCCGGCAACTATGTGGAAAGCATCATACACTATGCCGACTGA
- the abi1a gene encoding abl interactor 1a isoform X9: MAELQMLLDEEIPAGKRALVESYQNLTRVADYCESNYVQAQDKRKALEETKAYTTQSLASVAYQINALANNVLQLLDIQASQLRRMESSINHISQTVDIHKEKVARREIGILTTNKNTARTHKIIAPANMERPVRYIRKPIDYAVLDDVGHGVKQHGNNQSVRAGTLSRTNPPTQKPPSPPMSGRGTLGRNASYKTLEPVKPPTVPNDYMTSPARLGNQHAAQHSPGRTASLNQRQRTHSGSSGGSSSRENSGSSSGIGIPIAVPTPSIPNLGPVPFMTSPPGVPPPPPPPSGFGPPPPPAPPPPPPIVSDTPTPPPPPPPDDLAMFDESPPPPPPPPVDYEEEDASVVHYNDPYADGDPHWAPKNYVEKVVAIYDYSKDKDDELSFMEGAIIYVMKKNDDGWYEGVSGGVTGLFPGNYVESIIHYAD; encoded by the exons ATGGCGGAACTACAAATGTTGCTCGACGAGGAGATCCCGGCCGGCAAGAGAGCGCTTGTCGAGAGTTACCAGAACCTAACCCGAGTCGCGGACTACTGTGAAAGCAATTATGTGCAG gCCCAGGACAAGAGGAAAGCTCTGGAGGAGACCAAAGCCTACACCACGCAGTCGCTGGCCAGCGTGGCCTACCAGATTAATGCCTTAGCCAACAACgtgctgcagctgctggacATCCAGGCCTCGCAGCTGCGGCGCATGGAGTCTTCCATCAACCACATCTCGCAG ACAGTGGACATCCACAAAGAGAAGGTGGCGCGACGAGAGATTGGCATCCTGACGACCAACAAGAACACGGCGAGGACCCACAAGATCATCGCGCCAGCCAACATGGAACGCCCCGTGCGCTACATCAGGAAGCCCATCGACTACGCCGTGCTGGACGACGTTGGACACGGAGTCaag CAGCACGGAAACAATCAGTCAGTCCGAGCGGGAACCTTATCGCGGACCAACCCGCCTACGCAGAAACCACCCAGCCCGCCCATGTCAGGGCGCGGGACGCTTGG GCGCAACGCATCCTACAAAACTTTGGAGCCAGTGAAGCCCCCGACGGTGCCCAACGATTACATGACCAGCCCGGCCCGCCTGGGCAACCAGCACGCCGCGCAGCACAGCCCTGGACGCACGGCCTCGCTCAACCAGAGGCAGCGCACACACAG cggcagcagcgggggcagcagcagccgggagaacagcggcagcagcagtggCATCGGCATTCCCATCGCAGTACCTACACCCTCCATTCCCAACTTGGGACCAG TCCCATTCATGACCTCCCCTCCGGGTGtgcctcctccgcctcccccTCCGAGCGGGTTCggtccaccaccaccaccggcGCCACCACCTCCTCCACCCATAG TCTCCGACACCCCGACTCCGCCCCCGCCGCCACCCCCGGACGACCTGGCCATGTTCGACGAGTCCCCACCGCCGCCACCCCCTCCCCCGGTGGACtacgaggaggaggatgccTCAGTGGTGCACTACAACGACCCCTATGCCGACGGAGACCCCCATTGGGCACCCAAAAACTACGTCGAAAAAG TGGTGGCCATCTACGACTACAGCAAGGATAAAGATGACGAGCTCTCTTTCATGGAGGGCGCCATCATCTATGTGATGAAGAAGAACGACGACGGCTGGTACGAGGGCGTCAGCGGCGGCGTCACCGGCCTCTTCCCCGGCAACTATGTGGAAAGCATCATACACTATGCCGACTGA
- the abi1a gene encoding abl interactor 1a isoform X11, producing MAELQMLLDEEIPAGKRALVESYQNLTRVADYCESNYVQAQDKRKALEETKAYTTQSLASVAYQINALANNVLQLLDIQASQLRRMESSINHISQTVDIHKEKVARREIGILTTNKNTARTHKIIAPANMERPVRYIRKPIDYAVLDDVGHGVKWMKAKHGNNQSVRAGTLSRTNPPTQKPPSPPMSGRGTLGRNASYKTLEPVKPPTVPNDYMTSPARLGNQHAAQHSPGRTASLNQRQRTHSGSSGGSSSRENSGSSSGIGIPIAVPTPSIPNLGPVSDTPTPPPPPPPDDLAMFDESPPPPPPPPVDYEEEDASVVHYNDPYADGDPHWAPKNYVEKVVAIYDYSKDKDDELSFMEGAIIYVMKKNDDGWYEGVSGGVTGLFPGNYVESIIHYAD from the exons ATGGCGGAACTACAAATGTTGCTCGACGAGGAGATCCCGGCCGGCAAGAGAGCGCTTGTCGAGAGTTACCAGAACCTAACCCGAGTCGCGGACTACTGTGAAAGCAATTATGTGCAG gCCCAGGACAAGAGGAAAGCTCTGGAGGAGACCAAAGCCTACACCACGCAGTCGCTGGCCAGCGTGGCCTACCAGATTAATGCCTTAGCCAACAACgtgctgcagctgctggacATCCAGGCCTCGCAGCTGCGGCGCATGGAGTCTTCCATCAACCACATCTCGCAG ACAGTGGACATCCACAAAGAGAAGGTGGCGCGACGAGAGATTGGCATCCTGACGACCAACAAGAACACGGCGAGGACCCACAAGATCATCGCGCCAGCCAACATGGAACGCCCCGTGCGCTACATCAGGAAGCCCATCGACTACGCCGTGCTGGACGACGTTGGACACGGAGTCaag TGGATGAAAGCCAAG CACGGAAACAATCAGTCAGTCCGAGCGGGAACCTTATCGCGGACCAACCCGCCTACGCAGAAACCACCCAGCCCGCCCATGTCAGGGCGCGGGACGCTTGG GCGCAACGCATCCTACAAAACTTTGGAGCCAGTGAAGCCCCCGACGGTGCCCAACGATTACATGACCAGCCCGGCCCGCCTGGGCAACCAGCACGCCGCGCAGCACAGCCCTGGACGCACGGCCTCGCTCAACCAGAGGCAGCGCACACACAG cggcagcagcgggggcagcagcagccgggagaacagcggcagcagcagtggCATCGGCATTCCCATCGCAGTACCTACACCCTCCATTCCCAACTTGGGACCAG TCTCCGACACCCCGACTCCGCCCCCGCCGCCACCCCCGGACGACCTGGCCATGTTCGACGAGTCCCCACCGCCGCCACCCCCTCCCCCGGTGGACtacgaggaggaggatgccTCAGTGGTGCACTACAACGACCCCTATGCCGACGGAGACCCCCATTGGGCACCCAAAAACTACGTCGAAAAAG TGGTGGCCATCTACGACTACAGCAAGGATAAAGATGACGAGCTCTCTTTCATGGAGGGCGCCATCATCTATGTGATGAAGAAGAACGACGACGGCTGGTACGAGGGCGTCAGCGGCGGCGTCACCGGCCTCTTCCCCGGCAACTATGTGGAAAGCATCATACACTATGCCGACTGA
- the abi1a gene encoding abl interactor 1a isoform X5 translates to MAELQMLLDEEIPAGKRALVESYQNLTRVADYCESNYVQAQDKRKALEETKAYTTQSLASVAYQINALANNVLQLLDIQASQLRRMESSINHISQTVDIHKEKVARREIGILTTNKNTARTHKIIAPANMERPVRYIRKPIDYAVLDDVGHGVKWMKAKQHGNNQSVRAGTLSRTNPPTQKPPSPPMSGRGTLGRNASYKTLEPVKPPTVPNDYMTSPARLGNQHAAQHSPGRTASLNQRQRTHSGSSGGSSSRENSGSSSGIGIPIAVPTPSIPNLGPAVAPGPGPGPAPMSQFGTISRQISRHNPANSSVSMVSATGTYRRAPSVTSQFSLQQQQQQMQQQQPHINGGTPAYSHNSISDTPTPPPPPPPDDLAMFDESPPPPPPPPVDYEEEDASVVHYNDPYADGDPHWAPKNYVEKVVAIYDYSKDKDDELSFMEGAIIYVMKKNDDGWYEGVSGGVTGLFPGNYVESIIHYAD, encoded by the exons ATGGCGGAACTACAAATGTTGCTCGACGAGGAGATCCCGGCCGGCAAGAGAGCGCTTGTCGAGAGTTACCAGAACCTAACCCGAGTCGCGGACTACTGTGAAAGCAATTATGTGCAG gCCCAGGACAAGAGGAAAGCTCTGGAGGAGACCAAAGCCTACACCACGCAGTCGCTGGCCAGCGTGGCCTACCAGATTAATGCCTTAGCCAACAACgtgctgcagctgctggacATCCAGGCCTCGCAGCTGCGGCGCATGGAGTCTTCCATCAACCACATCTCGCAG ACAGTGGACATCCACAAAGAGAAGGTGGCGCGACGAGAGATTGGCATCCTGACGACCAACAAGAACACGGCGAGGACCCACAAGATCATCGCGCCAGCCAACATGGAACGCCCCGTGCGCTACATCAGGAAGCCCATCGACTACGCCGTGCTGGACGACGTTGGACACGGAGTCaag TGGATGAAAGCCAAG CAGCACGGAAACAATCAGTCAGTCCGAGCGGGAACCTTATCGCGGACCAACCCGCCTACGCAGAAACCACCCAGCCCGCCCATGTCAGGGCGCGGGACGCTTGG GCGCAACGCATCCTACAAAACTTTGGAGCCAGTGAAGCCCCCGACGGTGCCCAACGATTACATGACCAGCCCGGCCCGCCTGGGCAACCAGCACGCCGCGCAGCACAGCCCTGGACGCACGGCCTCGCTCAACCAGAGGCAGCGCACACACAG cggcagcagcgggggcagcagcagccgggagaacagcggcagcagcagtggCATCGGCATTCCCATCGCAGTACCTACACCCTCCATTCCCAACTTGGGACCAG CGGTGGCCCCCGGGCCTGGCCCGGGCCCCGCCCCGATGTCGCAGTTCGGCACCATCTCGCGACAGATTTCGCGGCACAACCCCGCCAACTCGTCCGTCTCCATGGTGTCGGCCACCGGCACCTACCGTCGGGCCCCTTCCGTCACCTCACAGTTCTCcttgcagcaacagcagcagcaaatgcagcaacagcagcctcATATTAACGGGGGCACGCCCGCTTACAGCCACAACTCAA TCTCCGACACCCCGACTCCGCCCCCGCCGCCACCCCCGGACGACCTGGCCATGTTCGACGAGTCCCCACCGCCGCCACCCCCTCCCCCGGTGGACtacgaggaggaggatgccTCAGTGGTGCACTACAACGACCCCTATGCCGACGGAGACCCCCATTGGGCACCCAAAAACTACGTCGAAAAAG TGGTGGCCATCTACGACTACAGCAAGGATAAAGATGACGAGCTCTCTTTCATGGAGGGCGCCATCATCTATGTGATGAAGAAGAACGACGACGGCTGGTACGAGGGCGTCAGCGGCGGCGTCACCGGCCTCTTCCCCGGCAACTATGTGGAAAGCATCATACACTATGCCGACTGA
- the abi1a gene encoding abl interactor 1a isoform X10, whose protein sequence is MAELQMLLDEEIPAGKRALVESYQNLTRVADYCESNYVQAQDKRKALEETKAYTTQSLASVAYQINALANNVLQLLDIQASQLRRMESSINHISQTVDIHKEKVARREIGILTTNKNTARTHKIIAPANMERPVRYIRKPIDYAVLDDVGHGVKWMKAKQHGNNQSVRAGTLSRTNPPTQKPPSPPMSGRGTLGRNASYKTLEPVKPPTVPNDYMTSPARLGNQHAAQHSPGRTASLNQRQRTHSGSSGGSSSRENSGSSSGIGIPIAVPTPSIPNLGPVSDTPTPPPPPPPDDLAMFDESPPPPPPPPVDYEEEDASVVHYNDPYADGDPHWAPKNYVEKVVAIYDYSKDKDDELSFMEGAIIYVMKKNDDGWYEGVSGGVTGLFPGNYVESIIHYAD, encoded by the exons ATGGCGGAACTACAAATGTTGCTCGACGAGGAGATCCCGGCCGGCAAGAGAGCGCTTGTCGAGAGTTACCAGAACCTAACCCGAGTCGCGGACTACTGTGAAAGCAATTATGTGCAG gCCCAGGACAAGAGGAAAGCTCTGGAGGAGACCAAAGCCTACACCACGCAGTCGCTGGCCAGCGTGGCCTACCAGATTAATGCCTTAGCCAACAACgtgctgcagctgctggacATCCAGGCCTCGCAGCTGCGGCGCATGGAGTCTTCCATCAACCACATCTCGCAG ACAGTGGACATCCACAAAGAGAAGGTGGCGCGACGAGAGATTGGCATCCTGACGACCAACAAGAACACGGCGAGGACCCACAAGATCATCGCGCCAGCCAACATGGAACGCCCCGTGCGCTACATCAGGAAGCCCATCGACTACGCCGTGCTGGACGACGTTGGACACGGAGTCaag TGGATGAAAGCCAAG CAGCACGGAAACAATCAGTCAGTCCGAGCGGGAACCTTATCGCGGACCAACCCGCCTACGCAGAAACCACCCAGCCCGCCCATGTCAGGGCGCGGGACGCTTGG GCGCAACGCATCCTACAAAACTTTGGAGCCAGTGAAGCCCCCGACGGTGCCCAACGATTACATGACCAGCCCGGCCCGCCTGGGCAACCAGCACGCCGCGCAGCACAGCCCTGGACGCACGGCCTCGCTCAACCAGAGGCAGCGCACACACAG cggcagcagcgggggcagcagcagccgggagaacagcggcagcagcagtggCATCGGCATTCCCATCGCAGTACCTACACCCTCCATTCCCAACTTGGGACCAG TCTCCGACACCCCGACTCCGCCCCCGCCGCCACCCCCGGACGACCTGGCCATGTTCGACGAGTCCCCACCGCCGCCACCCCCTCCCCCGGTGGACtacgaggaggaggatgccTCAGTGGTGCACTACAACGACCCCTATGCCGACGGAGACCCCCATTGGGCACCCAAAAACTACGTCGAAAAAG TGGTGGCCATCTACGACTACAGCAAGGATAAAGATGACGAGCTCTCTTTCATGGAGGGCGCCATCATCTATGTGATGAAGAAGAACGACGACGGCTGGTACGAGGGCGTCAGCGGCGGCGTCACCGGCCTCTTCCCCGGCAACTATGTGGAAAGCATCATACACTATGCCGACTGA
- the abi1a gene encoding abl interactor 1a isoform X2 — protein sequence MAELQMLLDEEIPAGKRALVESYQNLTRVADYCESNYVQAQDKRKALEETKAYTTQSLASVAYQINALANNVLQLLDIQASQLRRMESSINHISQTVDIHKEKVARREIGILTTNKNTARTHKIIAPANMERPVRYIRKPIDYAVLDDVGHGVKWMKAKHGNNQSVRAGTLSRTNPPTQKPPSPPMSGRGTLGRNASYKTLEPVKPPTVPNDYMTSPARLGNQHAAQHSPGRTASLNQRQRTHSGSSGGSSSRENSGSSSGIGIPIAVPTPSIPNLGPAVAPGPGPGPAPMSQFGTISRQISRHNPANSSVSMVSATGTYRRAPSVTSQFSLQQQQQQMQQQQPHINGGTPAYSHNSMCVAPPPPPPMPQLTPQIPLTGFVARMQESISDTPTPPPPPPPDDLAMFDESPPPPPPPPVDYEEEDASVVHYNDPYADGDPHWAPKNYVEKVVAIYDYSKDKDDELSFMEGAIIYVMKKNDDGWYEGVSGGVTGLFPGNYVESIIHYAD from the exons ATGGCGGAACTACAAATGTTGCTCGACGAGGAGATCCCGGCCGGCAAGAGAGCGCTTGTCGAGAGTTACCAGAACCTAACCCGAGTCGCGGACTACTGTGAAAGCAATTATGTGCAG gCCCAGGACAAGAGGAAAGCTCTGGAGGAGACCAAAGCCTACACCACGCAGTCGCTGGCCAGCGTGGCCTACCAGATTAATGCCTTAGCCAACAACgtgctgcagctgctggacATCCAGGCCTCGCAGCTGCGGCGCATGGAGTCTTCCATCAACCACATCTCGCAG ACAGTGGACATCCACAAAGAGAAGGTGGCGCGACGAGAGATTGGCATCCTGACGACCAACAAGAACACGGCGAGGACCCACAAGATCATCGCGCCAGCCAACATGGAACGCCCCGTGCGCTACATCAGGAAGCCCATCGACTACGCCGTGCTGGACGACGTTGGACACGGAGTCaag TGGATGAAAGCCAAG CACGGAAACAATCAGTCAGTCCGAGCGGGAACCTTATCGCGGACCAACCCGCCTACGCAGAAACCACCCAGCCCGCCCATGTCAGGGCGCGGGACGCTTGG GCGCAACGCATCCTACAAAACTTTGGAGCCAGTGAAGCCCCCGACGGTGCCCAACGATTACATGACCAGCCCGGCCCGCCTGGGCAACCAGCACGCCGCGCAGCACAGCCCTGGACGCACGGCCTCGCTCAACCAGAGGCAGCGCACACACAG cggcagcagcgggggcagcagcagccgggagaacagcggcagcagcagtggCATCGGCATTCCCATCGCAGTACCTACACCCTCCATTCCCAACTTGGGACCAG CGGTGGCCCCCGGGCCTGGCCCGGGCCCCGCCCCGATGTCGCAGTTCGGCACCATCTCGCGACAGATTTCGCGGCACAACCCCGCCAACTCGTCCGTCTCCATGGTGTCGGCCACCGGCACCTACCGTCGGGCCCCTTCCGTCACCTCACAGTTCTCcttgcagcaacagcagcagcaaatgcagcaacagcagcctcATATTAACGGGGGCACGCCCGCTTACAGCCACAACTCAA TGTGCGtggccccccctcctcctccccccatGCCCCAGCTGACGCCACAGATCCCCCTGACTGGCTTTGTGGCCAGGATGCAGGAGAGCA TCTCCGACACCCCGACTCCGCCCCCGCCGCCACCCCCGGACGACCTGGCCATGTTCGACGAGTCCCCACCGCCGCCACCCCCTCCCCCGGTGGACtacgaggaggaggatgccTCAGTGGTGCACTACAACGACCCCTATGCCGACGGAGACCCCCATTGGGCACCCAAAAACTACGTCGAAAAAG TGGTGGCCATCTACGACTACAGCAAGGATAAAGATGACGAGCTCTCTTTCATGGAGGGCGCCATCATCTATGTGATGAAGAAGAACGACGACGGCTGGTACGAGGGCGTCAGCGGCGGCGTCACCGGCCTCTTCCCCGGCAACTATGTGGAAAGCATCATACACTATGCCGACTGA
- the abi1a gene encoding abl interactor 1a isoform X8 produces the protein MAELQMLLDEEIPAGKRALVESYQNLTRVADYCESNYVQAQDKRKALEETKAYTTQSLASVAYQINALANNVLQLLDIQASQLRRMESSINHISQTVDIHKEKVARREIGILTTNKNTARTHKIIAPANMERPVRYIRKPIDYAVLDDVGHGVKWMKAKQHGNNQSVRAGTLSRTNPPTQKPPSPPMSGRGTLGRNASYKTLEPVKPPTVPNDYMTSPARLGNQHAAQHSPGRTASLNQRQRTHSGSSGGSSSRENSGSSSGIGIPIAVPTPSIPNLGPVPFMTSPPGVPPPPPPPSGFGPPPPPAPPPPPPIVSDTPTPPPPPPPDDLAMFDESPPPPPPPPVDYEEEDASVVHYNDPYADGDPHWAPKNYVEKVVAIYDYSKDKDDELSFMEGAIIYVMKKNDDGWYEGVSGGVTGLFPGNYVESIIHYAD, from the exons ATGGCGGAACTACAAATGTTGCTCGACGAGGAGATCCCGGCCGGCAAGAGAGCGCTTGTCGAGAGTTACCAGAACCTAACCCGAGTCGCGGACTACTGTGAAAGCAATTATGTGCAG gCCCAGGACAAGAGGAAAGCTCTGGAGGAGACCAAAGCCTACACCACGCAGTCGCTGGCCAGCGTGGCCTACCAGATTAATGCCTTAGCCAACAACgtgctgcagctgctggacATCCAGGCCTCGCAGCTGCGGCGCATGGAGTCTTCCATCAACCACATCTCGCAG ACAGTGGACATCCACAAAGAGAAGGTGGCGCGACGAGAGATTGGCATCCTGACGACCAACAAGAACACGGCGAGGACCCACAAGATCATCGCGCCAGCCAACATGGAACGCCCCGTGCGCTACATCAGGAAGCCCATCGACTACGCCGTGCTGGACGACGTTGGACACGGAGTCaag TGGATGAAAGCCAAG CAGCACGGAAACAATCAGTCAGTCCGAGCGGGAACCTTATCGCGGACCAACCCGCCTACGCAGAAACCACCCAGCCCGCCCATGTCAGGGCGCGGGACGCTTGG GCGCAACGCATCCTACAAAACTTTGGAGCCAGTGAAGCCCCCGACGGTGCCCAACGATTACATGACCAGCCCGGCCCGCCTGGGCAACCAGCACGCCGCGCAGCACAGCCCTGGACGCACGGCCTCGCTCAACCAGAGGCAGCGCACACACAG cggcagcagcgggggcagcagcagccgggagaacagcggcagcagcagtggCATCGGCATTCCCATCGCAGTACCTACACCCTCCATTCCCAACTTGGGACCAG TCCCATTCATGACCTCCCCTCCGGGTGtgcctcctccgcctcccccTCCGAGCGGGTTCggtccaccaccaccaccggcGCCACCACCTCCTCCACCCATAG TCTCCGACACCCCGACTCCGCCCCCGCCGCCACCCCCGGACGACCTGGCCATGTTCGACGAGTCCCCACCGCCGCCACCCCCTCCCCCGGTGGACtacgaggaggaggatgccTCAGTGGTGCACTACAACGACCCCTATGCCGACGGAGACCCCCATTGGGCACCCAAAAACTACGTCGAAAAAG TGGTGGCCATCTACGACTACAGCAAGGATAAAGATGACGAGCTCTCTTTCATGGAGGGCGCCATCATCTATGTGATGAAGAAGAACGACGACGGCTGGTACGAGGGCGTCAGCGGCGGCGTCACCGGCCTCTTCCCCGGCAACTATGTGGAAAGCATCATACACTATGCCGACTGA